Within the Gracilinema caldarium DSM 7334 genome, the region AGCCAGAGCCATGGCGGTGGGGGTTGCAATACCGACCGCCACATTGACCTTATCAACCTTGAATTTCTGGGCAATCTGGGAAGCCGTGGCAGGTTCTCCGTTGGCATTTTGTAGGTCAATCTTTGCTTTTGGGAAGGCAGCAGTTATTTCTTCTACAATACCTTTTTCCAAGGCATCCAGGGCAGGATGGGCTACTATTTTTGCCACACCGATTTTCGGTTCATCGGATACTTTTTTTACTGAACCGGCACCGCAGGCGGCCAGGGCTACAAGTCCTAGGCCAATCAGGGTATAGCCAATCATTTTCACGCTTTTCTTCATATTACTACTCCTTAATGTTTCTTTTAATAGAAACGTTTACAAAATATACCGATACGGATGAACTATGTCAAGTTAAAAAGGACTTAAGAAGTTTATTTCACCGCTTCTATGGCAGACTGTAAGGCCGCTTCCAGCATTTCCTGGGGTGGTTCTTTAATATGACCTAACCGTTGCATATCTGCCACTAAAGAGCGAGATGCGGCAATGTCTGCCTTTGCTTGCTGGTATACCTCGTCCCAGGTCATGGGAACCCTGGCTACATCCTCCGCAATGGCCTGCATGGCCACATCGGCCGCTTCTACCGCAAAGACCTCGGTTTCTTCCATGGTGGCAATTATATTTTCAGGGCTAATCCCCCGTCGTTCCGCAAAGTCGGCAATTGAGTGGGCACAGCGGATCGCCATACCATCGGTAATTTTTCTGGATCGAACTAAAAGGGCTCCTTTCAGGATTCCCGGAAAGCAAACCGAATTATTCACCTGATTGGGAAAGTCACCCCGGCCAGTGGCTACAATGTAAGCCCCTTCTTCTTTAGCCGCATAGGGCCAGATTTCAGGTACCGGATTGGCACAAGCAAAGACTATAGCCTTTTCCGCCATAGAGCGAACCCATTCCCGTTTAACCGTATCCGGTCCGGGCGTAGAAAGGGCAATAAGAACATCGGCACCCTTAATAGCTGTGTCCATATCCTTAATACCCTGGGGGTTGGTTTTTTGGCAAAGCTCCCATTTCCGGTAGTTGCGGGTATCAGTTTCTATATCCTTCCGCCCCGTATGCAACGAACCCTGAGAGTCGAACATGATAATCTTTGCCGGATCTGCCCCATCGGTCATGAGCAGGCGGGCAATAGTCGTGTTCGATGCCCCCGCACCAAGCAACACAATCCGGACCTCTGAAAGTTTTTTATTCACCAACTTCAGCGCATTGATGAGCCCCGCCAAGGTGACACAGGCGGTTCCCTGGGCGTCATCATGCCAGACCGGAATATCGCAAGTCTCCCGCAGTTCATCAAGAACCTTAAAACAATTGGGCTGACTGATATCTTCCAGATTGATGGCCCCAAAGGAATGCTGGACCATTTTTACAAATTCAATAATTTTATCGGGGTTGTTTTTTCCGCTGGCATCCCGGGAATCGACACAGAGGGGCACCGCATCCACACCGCCTAAGTATTTCATCAACATGGCCTTCCCTTCCATGACCCCGAGGCCTCCAGGGGGCGTACAGTCTCCGTCCCCAAGGACCCGGGTGGAGTCGGAAACCACCGCGACCATGTTTCCCCGGCTGGAAAGCGCAAAGGAGCTGTCATTGTCATCCCGTATGGTGGTGGATATTTTTGAAACCCCGGGGGTGTACCAGACATTGAACCAGTTAAAACCAAAAATGCCGCACCGGGGCAGGGTCTGCATTTTACCACCATAAAATTGATGAGCTTCGAGAGAAAGATTTTTGAGAAAGAGGGTCTTGGCCCGGGCTTTTTGCTCTTCGGTAAAATCTCCAGGGAAGAGGCTGTCCAGATCTTTAAGACTAATATCTACGTTCATGTGGCAATCCTTATTAAGTTACCGGATGCACTAGCAGTGAGTACCGGCTATTTTGGCGTCAGATTACCACGAAACTATGTGAATATCCAGAACCAGAGACATTTTATACAATCTAAAAGTTGGATTTATAAAAGAACTATACATTTTATTGAAGGACATATTATACTTATTACGTATCATACATATTATGTATGGAGGTTTTTATGCCTAATGTAACGATGAGTATTGATGAAGAACTATTAAAATCTGCCCGAAAAATAGCCATTGAAAAAAATACAACCGTATCTGATATGGTCCGATCATACCTTACTAACTTAGTAAAATCGGAAACAATACGACGAGAATATGTAGCAGATGAACTTGAACGGCTTTTTAATAAAAGCACCGCCCATTCGCAGGGTATACGACTGACTCGGGATGCGCTCCATGACCGATAAAATAATTTTTCTTGATACCAACATTTTAGTATATGCTAATGACAATGCTTATCCAGAAAAGCAAAAAATTGCACGGAACTATATTCGTG harbors:
- a CDS encoding NAD(P)-dependent malic enzyme, whose amino-acid sequence is MNVDISLKDLDSLFPGDFTEEQKARAKTLFLKNLSLEAHQFYGGKMQTLPRCGIFGFNWFNVWYTPGVSKISTTIRDDNDSSFALSSRGNMVAVVSDSTRVLGDGDCTPPGGLGVMEGKAMLMKYLGGVDAVPLCVDSRDASGKNNPDKIIEFVKMVQHSFGAINLEDISQPNCFKVLDELRETCDIPVWHDDAQGTACVTLAGLINALKLVNKKLSEVRIVLLGAGASNTTIARLLMTDGADPAKIIMFDSQGSLHTGRKDIETDTRNYRKWELCQKTNPQGIKDMDTAIKGADVLIALSTPGPDTVKREWVRSMAEKAIVFACANPVPEIWPYAAKEEGAYIVATGRGDFPNQVNNSVCFPGILKGALLVRSRKITDGMAIRCAHSIADFAERRGISPENIIATMEETEVFAVEAADVAMQAIAEDVARVPMTWDEVYQQAKADIAASRSLVADMQRLGHIKEPPQEMLEAALQSAIEAVK
- a CDS encoding DUF6364 family protein is translated as MPNVTMSIDEELLKSARKIAIEKNTTVSDMVRSYLTNLVKSETIRREYVADELERLFNKSTAHSQGIRLTRDALHDR